One Actinospica robiniae DSM 44927 genomic region harbors:
- the aroF gene encoding 3-deoxy-7-phosphoheptulonate synthase — protein MATLLAFAADGARLSNLRGLTDRLAALGARTTTRSFRGRVLLVVDGPRSEPLGAELAASDQITQVLDTAAPHPLASRAAWPQDSVVRIGDAEFGGSRPVLIAGPCSAENPDVLLETAAAVKAAGASMLRVGIFKPRTSPYSFQGLGRAGISALSAVRAEHGLPVVSELISVRDLDVLPGVADLIQIGARNMQNYPLLAEVARAGRPLLLKRGFAATVGEWLNAAEYLLAHGASEVVLCERGIRTFEPATRFTLDLGAVPVVKELSHLPVIVDPSHAAGSARLVPALAAAGLAAGADGLIIEVHPRPHEALSDGEQSLDLPGFAALADRLRALGTALGRPLTAAEASEPQLVSVP, from the coding sequence ATGGCCACGCTGCTCGCCTTCGCCGCGGACGGCGCCCGCCTGAGCAATCTGCGCGGGCTCACCGACCGACTCGCCGCGCTCGGCGCCCGTACCACCACCCGCTCGTTCCGCGGCCGGGTCCTGCTGGTGGTGGACGGTCCGCGATCCGAGCCGCTGGGTGCCGAACTCGCCGCCAGCGACCAGATCACCCAGGTCCTCGACACCGCCGCGCCGCATCCGCTCGCCTCCCGCGCGGCCTGGCCGCAAGACTCGGTGGTGCGGATTGGCGACGCCGAGTTCGGCGGCAGTCGGCCGGTGCTGATCGCCGGACCCTGCTCCGCGGAGAACCCCGACGTCCTTCTCGAGACGGCCGCGGCCGTCAAGGCGGCGGGCGCGAGCATGCTGCGGGTCGGCATCTTCAAGCCGCGTACCTCACCCTATTCCTTCCAGGGTTTGGGGCGCGCGGGGATCTCGGCGCTCTCCGCGGTGCGCGCCGAGCACGGACTGCCGGTGGTGAGCGAACTGATCAGCGTCCGCGACCTGGATGTGCTTCCCGGGGTCGCCGACCTGATCCAGATCGGCGCCCGCAACATGCAGAACTATCCGCTGCTCGCCGAGGTGGCCCGGGCGGGCCGGCCGCTGCTGCTCAAGCGCGGGTTCGCCGCGACGGTCGGGGAGTGGCTCAACGCGGCCGAGTACCTGCTGGCGCACGGGGCGAGCGAGGTCGTGCTCTGCGAACGCGGCATCCGCACCTTCGAGCCGGCCACCCGCTTCACCCTGGACCTCGGCGCCGTGCCGGTGGTCAAGGAGCTCTCCCACCTCCCGGTCATCGTCGACCCGAGCCACGCGGCCGGTTCCGCCCGGCTGGTGCCCGCCCTCGCCGCCGCGGGCCTCGCGGCGGGCGCGGACGGGCTGATCATCGAGGTCCACCCGCGCCCGCACGAGGCGCTGAGCGACGGGGAGCAATCCCTCGACCTGCCCGGATTCGCCGCGCTGGCCGACCGCCTGCGGGCGCTGGGCACCGCGCTCGGACGCCCGCTCACCGCGGCCGAGGCGTCCGAGCCCCAACTCGTATCCGTCCCTTGA
- a CDS encoding ABC transporter substrate-binding protein: MSPADVTAVIQRGVYDSLVYQDSSGAFHPWLATSWKVSKDGKTYTFQLRHDVKFTDGTAFDAQAVKANFDSINAPATKSEYASALFGQYYQGTKVDDAYTVEVDFSRAFTPFLQAVSTTYLGIASPASLTHDASHLCAGGSYSVGSGPFVESARVPGQSVSFTRNPAYKWGPQGVGNSGPAYLSGYTIDFLPDDSTRVGSLTSGQVDAATVPVTAVKTVKADTQLTYVAHQSPGIVYSLQLNQAHAPLNDERVRQAVLDAADVPTLIKSVYFGLYQPAWSVLSPSTPGGTYDSTLANSWGNDPAKAIELLEQASYTGVDAQGYRTKDGKRLTLRWIYIAESQSDQRDTLGQALVAQFKKVGIDLERDTVAEGAYFTDIEKSDYDVLDLSWARGDADILRGFYHSASAAVQGSEDASNTRDPQVDAWLDDADGNVSPAQSAADYRDVQNWTIQHAVVLPLYVTEYQLGVSTKVHGLRYDVSGGPEFYTAWVA; encoded by the coding sequence GTGAGCCCCGCCGACGTCACCGCCGTCATCCAGCGCGGGGTGTACGACTCGCTCGTGTACCAGGACTCCTCCGGTGCCTTCCATCCGTGGCTCGCCACGTCGTGGAAGGTCTCCAAGGACGGCAAGACATATACATTCCAGTTGCGCCACGACGTGAAGTTCACCGACGGAACCGCGTTCGACGCTCAGGCGGTCAAGGCGAACTTCGACTCGATCAACGCCCCCGCCACCAAGTCGGAATACGCCTCGGCCCTGTTCGGCCAGTATTACCAGGGGACGAAGGTGGACGACGCCTACACCGTGGAGGTCGACTTCTCCCGCGCCTTCACCCCCTTCCTGCAGGCCGTGAGCACCACCTACCTGGGCATCGCCTCTCCGGCCTCGCTCACCCACGACGCCTCGCATCTGTGCGCGGGCGGCAGCTACTCGGTCGGATCAGGGCCCTTCGTCGAGAGTGCCCGTGTGCCCGGCCAGAGCGTCAGCTTCACCCGCAACCCCGCCTACAAGTGGGGTCCGCAGGGTGTCGGAAACAGCGGGCCCGCCTACCTGTCCGGCTACACGATCGACTTCCTGCCCGACGACTCGACCCGCGTCGGCTCCCTCACCAGTGGCCAGGTGGACGCCGCGACCGTCCCGGTGACGGCGGTCAAGACGGTGAAGGCCGACACGCAGCTGACCTACGTCGCACACCAGTCGCCCGGCATCGTCTACAGCCTCCAGCTCAACCAGGCGCACGCCCCGCTCAACGACGAACGGGTGCGCCAGGCCGTGCTCGACGCCGCGGACGTGCCGACGCTGATCAAGTCGGTCTACTTCGGCCTCTACCAGCCGGCCTGGAGCGTGCTGAGCCCCTCGACCCCGGGCGGCACTTATGACAGCACGCTGGCGAACTCCTGGGGGAACGATCCGGCCAAGGCGATCGAACTCCTCGAGCAGGCCAGCTACACCGGCGTGGACGCCCAGGGCTACCGGACGAAGGACGGCAAGCGGCTGACACTGCGTTGGATCTACATCGCCGAGAGCCAGAGCGACCAGCGCGACACCCTGGGCCAGGCGCTGGTCGCCCAGTTCAAGAAGGTCGGCATCGACCTCGAACGCGACACGGTGGCCGAGGGCGCGTACTTCACCGACATCGAGAAGAGCGACTACGACGTCCTCGACCTGAGCTGGGCCCGCGGTGACGCCGACATCCTCCGCGGTTTCTACCACAGCGCCTCCGCGGCGGTGCAGGGCAGTGAGGACGCCTCCAACACCCGCGATCCGCAGGTCGACGCGTGGCTCGACGACGCCGACGGGAACGTCTCGCCCGCGCAGTCGGCCGCGGACTACCGCGACGTGCAGAACTGGACGATCCAGCACGCCGTCGTGCTGCCGCTGTATGTGACCGAATATCAGCTCGGCGTCTCCACGAAGGTCCACGGCCTGCGTTACGACGTGAGCGGCGGCCCCGAGTTCTACACCGCGTGGGTCGCGTAG
- a CDS encoding ABC transporter permease — translation MGRVVAEGSSRPGRASQALGPVARFLLGRAAQAVVVLWGAATLSFAALHLLPGDPVSTLLGPMVTVTPQVRARIVADYQLDRPLAVQYAGYLRRLFTGDLGTSYQQQLPVRAVIGQQLGATVQLALAAALLGGALALAAALLTSGHDGPVRRLVESAELLAVSTPTFWLGILLLTLFSFHWKLFPVAGADGPAALVLPAATLAVPMAGLLSQVLRSGLDAALEEPFVLAARARGLGGFAVRARHALRHALIPAITLGGWLFGGLLGGTVLVETVFARPGLGRIAVTAIDAKDMPVVLGVVLLSAAGFVVVNTAVDLLYAAVDPRLRAGSVRS, via the coding sequence GTGGGTCGCGTAGTGGCCGAGGGATCCTCCCGGCCGGGCCGGGCGTCTCAGGCGCTCGGCCCGGTGGCCCGCTTCCTGCTCGGCCGCGCCGCGCAGGCCGTCGTGGTGCTCTGGGGCGCGGCCACGCTCTCCTTCGCCGCACTCCACCTGCTGCCGGGCGATCCGGTCTCCACGCTGCTCGGGCCGATGGTGACGGTCACCCCGCAGGTGCGCGCGCGCATCGTGGCGGACTATCAGCTGGACCGGCCCCTGGCGGTCCAGTACGCCGGCTATCTCAGGCGTCTGTTCACCGGCGATCTCGGCACCTCGTACCAGCAGCAGCTGCCGGTGCGCGCCGTCATCGGCCAGCAGCTCGGCGCGACGGTCCAACTCGCGCTCGCCGCGGCCCTGCTCGGCGGCGCCCTCGCCCTCGCGGCCGCGCTGCTGACGTCCGGACACGACGGGCCGGTGCGCCGGCTCGTGGAATCTGCCGAGCTGCTGGCCGTCTCCACGCCCACCTTCTGGCTGGGAATCCTGCTTCTGACGCTCTTCTCCTTCCACTGGAAGCTCTTCCCCGTCGCCGGCGCCGACGGACCGGCGGCCCTGGTGCTGCCGGCGGCGACGCTCGCGGTGCCGATGGCCGGGCTGCTCTCCCAGGTGCTGCGCTCCGGTCTCGACGCGGCGCTCGAGGAACCCTTCGTGCTCGCGGCCCGGGCGCGCGGCCTCGGCGGCTTCGCGGTGCGGGCGCGCCACGCTCTGCGGCACGCGCTGATCCCGGCGATCACGCTGGGCGGCTGGCTCTTCGGCGGCCTGCTCGGCGGCACCGTCTTAGTCGAGACGGTCTTCGCCCGCCCCGGGCTCGGCCGGATCGCCGTCACGGCGATCGATGCCAAGGACATGCCCGTCGTCCTAGGGGTCGTGCTGCTCTCGGCCGCCGGATTCGTCGTCGTGAACACCGCGGTCGATCTGCTCTACGCCGCGGTGGATCCGCGGCTGCGCGCGGGTTCGGTGAGGTCGTGA
- a CDS encoding ABC transporter permease — protein sequence MKAGRPRGSTVIAAVGLALVVLAALRPSVLASGDPDAVNVLQAFRGPGFAHWFGTDQLGRDEYTRVVYGARLSLTVGLGATVLATAAATLLGLAAGLGGRVVGAALGRVFDVFLAFPGLLLALLVLAVLGSGTGQEILAIALAATPGLARLVRARVLEVRGAGYIDAAVILGLGRGAILRRHLLPAALRPLLVLVTVGIAESILAGAALSFLGLGPAEPAAEWGSMLAQGRDYLALAWWTGIIPGLAIAATVVAATVLGRAAQRAARRRTG from the coding sequence GTGAAGGCGGGCCGGCCTCGTGGCTCCACCGTGATCGCCGCGGTCGGGCTCGCGCTCGTCGTCCTGGCCGCGCTGCGGCCGTCGGTGCTCGCCTCGGGCGACCCCGACGCCGTGAACGTGCTGCAGGCCTTCCGCGGCCCCGGGTTCGCGCACTGGTTCGGCACGGACCAGCTCGGCCGGGACGAGTACACGCGCGTCGTCTACGGCGCGCGGCTTTCGCTGACCGTGGGACTCGGCGCGACGGTGCTGGCCACCGCTGCCGCGACGCTGCTCGGGCTGGCCGCCGGCCTCGGCGGGCGCGTCGTCGGCGCCGCGTTGGGACGCGTGTTCGACGTCTTCCTCGCGTTCCCGGGACTGCTCCTCGCTTTGCTCGTCCTGGCCGTGCTCGGCTCCGGAACCGGCCAGGAGATCCTCGCGATCGCCCTGGCCGCCACGCCGGGCCTGGCTCGGCTGGTGCGCGCCCGGGTGCTCGAGGTACGCGGCGCGGGTTACATCGACGCGGCCGTCATCCTGGGCCTCGGCCGCGGTGCGATCCTGCGCCGCCACCTGCTCCCGGCGGCGCTGCGGCCGCTGCTGGTGCTGGTGACGGTCGGCATCGCCGAGTCGATCCTGGCCGGCGCCGCCCTGAGCTTCCTGGGCCTGGGCCCGGCGGAGCCCGCCGCCGAGTGGGGCTCGATGCTCGCCCAGGGCCGCGACTACCTGGCGCTGGCCTGGTGGACCGGGATCATCCCGGGCCTCGCCATCGCCGCGACCGTCGTGGCCGCCACCGTGCTGGGCAGAGCCGCCCAGCGAGCCGCACGCAGGAGGACCGGATGA
- a CDS encoding dipeptide ABC transporter ATP-binding protein, whose translation MTALSSAEPLVEISGLRVTYRTETGAEVAAVRGVDLTLEAGQCVALVGESGSGKSSVGRSLLGLAGRRARVEAERFRLLGRDAAGFDERDWRGVRGRQVGLVPQDPLTALDPLRRIGDEIGEAVRLHHDLSRGRVRERVHELLERVHMPDPEMRARQYPHELSGGQRQRALIAATLAGDPRILVADEPTASLDVTVQAALLDLLAELKARGTPILLISHDLGVVARLADHVSVLQNGAVVESGPIERLLAEPRHPYARTLIEAVPRIDAPTREHPAAANAGNTEGAEPILAAAGLTKSFRAPDGTPRRALRAVDFAVRPGESVGVAGESGSGKTTLVRLLLGLTEPDGGPEGGRVLIDGRGWRELDRRERLEVRSGVQWVPQDPLGSFDPGHTVGRVLSEALTVAWVPRRERPDRVAGLLAEVGLSAELRRRRPIELSGGQRQRVAIARALAPGPRVLLCDEPVSALDVTVQAQVLDLLEGLRRDLGLALVFVSHDLAVIRRLCERVVILADGRVVEEGPTARVLDAPAHCVTRALVDAVPRLTTRRGAPEAAA comes from the coding sequence ATGACCGCACTCTCATCGGCCGAACCCCTCGTCGAGATCTCCGGGCTGCGGGTGACCTACCGGACCGAGACGGGCGCCGAGGTCGCGGCCGTGCGCGGGGTGGATCTGACCCTCGAGGCCGGGCAGTGCGTGGCGCTGGTCGGCGAATCCGGCTCCGGCAAGAGCTCCGTCGGCCGGTCCTTGCTCGGATTGGCGGGTCGGCGGGCCCGGGTGGAGGCCGAGCGCTTCCGGCTGCTCGGACGCGACGCCGCAGGGTTCGACGAGCGCGACTGGCGCGGCGTGCGCGGCCGGCAGGTGGGCCTGGTTCCGCAGGACCCGCTCACCGCGCTGGACCCGCTGCGCCGGATCGGTGACGAGATCGGCGAAGCCGTGCGGCTGCACCACGACCTCAGCCGCGGCCGGGTACGCGAACGCGTGCACGAACTGCTCGAGCGGGTGCACATGCCGGACCCGGAGATGCGGGCGCGTCAGTATCCGCATGAGCTTTCCGGCGGCCAGCGCCAGCGGGCCCTGATCGCGGCGACGCTCGCCGGGGATCCGCGGATCCTGGTGGCCGACGAGCCGACCGCCTCTCTCGACGTCACCGTCCAGGCCGCACTGCTCGACCTGTTGGCCGAGCTGAAGGCACGCGGTACCCCGATCCTGCTCATCAGCCACGATCTCGGCGTGGTGGCCCGGCTCGCCGACCATGTCAGCGTCCTGCAGAACGGCGCGGTCGTGGAGAGCGGCCCGATCGAGCGGCTCCTGGCCGAACCGCGCCATCCTTATGCCAGGACCCTGATCGAGGCCGTCCCGCGGATCGACGCGCCGACCCGGGAGCACCCCGCGGCCGCAAACGCCGGGAACACCGAGGGCGCCGAGCCGATCCTCGCCGCGGCCGGACTGACCAAGAGCTTCCGCGCCCCCGACGGCACGCCGCGGCGCGCGTTGCGCGCGGTGGATTTCGCCGTCCGGCCGGGGGAGAGCGTGGGCGTGGCGGGGGAGTCGGGCTCGGGCAAGACGACCCTGGTGCGGCTGTTGCTCGGCCTGACCGAGCCCGACGGCGGACCCGAGGGCGGCAGAGTGCTGATCGACGGGCGCGGCTGGCGCGAACTGGATCGGCGCGAGCGTCTCGAGGTGCGCTCCGGAGTCCAGTGGGTGCCGCAGGATCCGCTCGGCTCCTTCGATCCCGGCCACACCGTCGGGCGCGTCCTGAGCGAGGCCCTCACCGTCGCCTGGGTGCCCCGGCGCGAGCGGCCGGACCGGGTGGCCGGGCTGCTCGCCGAGGTCGGCCTGAGCGCTGAACTGCGCCGGCGGCGGCCGATCGAGCTGTCCGGCGGGCAACGTCAGCGGGTCGCGATCGCCCGCGCCCTCGCCCCCGGGCCGCGGGTGCTGCTGTGCGACGAGCCGGTCTCGGCCCTCGACGTCACCGTGCAGGCCCAGGTGCTCGACCTGCTCGAGGGGCTGCGCCGGGATCTCGGTCTCGCGCTCGTGTTCGTCTCGCACGACCTGGCCGTCATCCGCCGGCTGTGCGAACGGGTGGTGATCCTCGCCGATGGCCGGGTGGTGGAGGAGGGGCCGACCGCCCGGGTGCTCGACGCGCCGGCCCACTGCGTCACCCGCGCCCTGGTGGACGCGGTGCCGCGGCTCACCACACGACGGGGAGCTCCCGAGGCCGCAGCGTGA
- a CDS encoding cytochrome P450 yields MTASPDTYPFPLGPVGEPPEAYARLRGHRPVSQVRMPSGDTAWYVTGYAEVEQALGDPRLSRAALREPGAPRVIPGPDFGDNPYNLLSQEGPDHQRLRRLISPAFTPRKAEALRARVAQIANELIDELTADRERADLHRDYAVELPVRVIAEMLGARAAELGKLQEWTDRLVSITAHTDAERLQAREESAAYIAALVAERRARPGEDLLSALITARDDQDRLDERELVWLGINILVAGHDTTVSAISRGLFMLLGHPEQWRQLVDRPELLAHATEELLRYAPPSEIGFLRIATEDTEIGGCPVAKGEGVIPVMHAAGRDHRELGDPDVLDLTRPREEAGRHLAFGHGPHYCPGAGVARMELQVAFGQLARRLPKLTLAVPPEQVEWIGGLLTLRPRELPVVW; encoded by the coding sequence GTGACCGCATCCCCCGACACCTACCCGTTCCCGCTCGGCCCGGTGGGCGAGCCGCCCGAGGCCTACGCGCGGCTGCGCGGCCACCGGCCCGTCTCCCAGGTGCGGATGCCGAGCGGCGATACCGCCTGGTACGTCACCGGCTACGCCGAGGTCGAACAGGCCCTCGGCGACCCGCGGCTCTCCCGCGCGGCCCTGCGCGAGCCCGGCGCGCCGCGCGTCATCCCCGGGCCGGACTTCGGCGACAACCCCTACAACCTGCTCAGCCAGGAGGGCCCCGACCACCAGCGCCTCAGAAGGCTGATCAGCCCCGCCTTCACGCCGCGCAAGGCCGAGGCCCTGCGCGCCCGGGTGGCGCAGATCGCGAACGAGCTCATCGACGAGCTGACCGCCGATCGGGAGCGCGCGGATCTGCACCGCGATTACGCGGTCGAACTCCCGGTGCGGGTGATCGCGGAGATGCTCGGCGCCCGCGCCGCCGAACTCGGCAAGCTCCAGGAGTGGACCGACCGGCTGGTGAGCATCACCGCGCACACCGACGCCGAGCGGCTCCAGGCGCGCGAGGAGTCCGCGGCCTACATCGCCGCCCTGGTGGCCGAGCGACGGGCTCGGCCCGGCGAGGACTTGCTCAGTGCCCTGATCACCGCGCGCGACGATCAGGACCGCCTGGACGAGCGCGAACTGGTCTGGCTCGGTATCAACATCCTGGTGGCCGGCCACGACACGACCGTCAGCGCGATCAGCCGCGGGCTGTTCATGCTGCTCGGCCATCCCGAGCAGTGGCGGCAGCTGGTGGACCGCCCGGAACTGCTCGCGCACGCGACCGAGGAGCTGCTGCGCTACGCCCCGCCCTCGGAGATCGGCTTCCTGCGGATAGCCACCGAGGACACCGAGATCGGCGGCTGCCCGGTGGCCAAGGGCGAGGGGGTCATCCCGGTCATGCACGCGGCCGGCCGGGACCACCGTGAGCTCGGGGACCCGGACGTGCTCGACCTGACCCGCCCGCGCGAGGAGGCCGGGCGCCACCTCGCCTTCGGCCACGGCCCGCACTACTGCCCGGGTGCGGGCGTGGCCAGGATGGAACTGCAGGTGGCGTTCGGCCAGCTGGCCCGGCGGCTGCCGAAGCTCACCCTGGCCGTGCCGCCGGAGCAGGTCGAGTGGATCGGCGGGCTGCTCACGCTGCGGCCTCGGGAGCTCCCCGTCGTGTGGTGA
- a CDS encoding nitroreductase family protein: MLPRTPDELLSTTRAVRRRLDFDRPVERRLIEECLELALQAPSGKNRQHWEFVVVSDPERKLALAQLYLLGLRHGADLVSPPGSLDRVPDTPERWARVREGSGHLAANLHRVPYLVIPCVHAPRREYLTTTTAQANIWGSVLPAAWSFMLAARARGLGTVFTTPHLNFEKEAAAMLGIPYPEVMQTCLIPVAHTLGLDFRPARRAPLDEVAHWDAW, encoded by the coding sequence GTGCTTCCCCGCACCCCCGACGAACTGCTCTCCACCACCCGCGCCGTGCGCCGCCGGCTCGACTTCGACCGGCCGGTGGAACGCCGGCTGATCGAGGAGTGCCTCGAACTCGCGCTCCAGGCGCCCTCCGGGAAGAACCGGCAGCACTGGGAGTTCGTGGTCGTCTCCGACCCGGAGCGCAAGCTCGCGCTCGCCCAGTTGTACCTGCTGGGACTGCGGCACGGCGCGGACCTGGTCTCCCCGCCCGGCTCGCTCGACCGGGTGCCCGACACCCCCGAGCGCTGGGCCCGGGTGCGCGAGGGCTCGGGGCACCTCGCGGCGAACCTGCACCGGGTGCCGTACCTGGTGATCCCGTGCGTGCACGCGCCGCGGAGGGAGTATCTGACCACGACGACGGCGCAGGCGAACATCTGGGGATCGGTGCTCCCGGCCGCCTGGAGCTTCATGCTCGCCGCCCGGGCCCGCGGGCTCGGGACGGTGTTCACCACGCCGCACCTGAACTTCGAGAAGGAGGCCGCGGCCATGCTCGGCATCCCCTACCCGGAGGTGATGCAGACCTGCCTGATCCCTGTCGCGCACACCCTCGGGCTGGACTTCCGCCCGGCCCGGCGCGCCCCGCTCGACGAGGTCGCGCACTGGGACGCCTGGTAG
- a CDS encoding ArsR/SmtB family transcription factor → MRLLAHPGREDIELTAVFHALSDPIRLGIVVDLLGGNEESCGGLDVPLNKSSLSHHLKVLREAGVTFTRIEGTHRYMSLRRADLDARFPGLLDAIATSARTPARA, encoded by the coding sequence GTGCGACTGCTGGCGCATCCGGGCCGCGAGGACATCGAGCTGACCGCGGTCTTCCACGCCTTGAGCGACCCGATCCGCCTCGGCATCGTGGTGGACCTGCTCGGCGGCAACGAGGAGTCGTGCGGCGGGCTCGACGTGCCGCTGAACAAGTCGAGCCTCTCGCACCATCTCAAGGTGCTGCGGGAAGCCGGGGTGACCTTCACCCGGATCGAGGGCACGCACCGCTACATGTCGCTGCGCCGGGCGGATCTGGACGCCCGTTTCCCCGGGCTGTTGGACGCGATCGCCACCTCCGCGCGCACGCCCGCCCGGGCGTAG
- a CDS encoding HAL/PAL/TAL family ammonia-lyase, translating to MTEIITQSPGKPSPGAGEGEPIELVLDGATLAARRTAYAARQGTGALRARLAGESAARMRASVELKNTLLGEQIPIYGVTTGFGDSCIRQISPDKAHDLQRNLVLYHLNGTGPAAAPAVARAAILIRANSVSRGPSAIRPEVVETLLEHLHRGILPLIPERGSLGASGDLVPLCYLAAALIGEGEVWHDGRIRPALDALLDEGLDPVLLEPKEGLALINGTSFTAAYGVHAAWDARELAFVADLATALTLEALHGNASAFHPFVHGNKPHPGQVTSAANVRALLQGSRLATDFEEILIRRERLDGRGYVRLTEADRIQDKYSVRCAPQIVGVLRDTLGWVEQWLGIEINSSSDNPLFDAEDGGLHLGGNFYAGHVGQAMDSLKIAVASVADLLDRQLELVVDEKFNEGLPPNLIVARDESDPQAGLHHGFKGMQIAASAITAEALKQANPASVFSRSTEAHNQDKVSMGTIAARDARTINGLVREVAAIHLLALAQAVDLRGVEKASPAVRAAHALLREHSEFVERDRRLDRDVNAVIDLIETGALRRAVGLGDEDFLAGKEFADVVAA from the coding sequence ATGACGGAAATCATCACCCAGAGCCCCGGGAAGCCGAGCCCGGGCGCCGGCGAGGGCGAGCCCATCGAGCTCGTGCTCGACGGCGCCACCCTCGCCGCCCGGCGCACCGCGTACGCGGCCCGCCAGGGCACCGGGGCGCTGCGGGCAAGGCTGGCCGGCGAGTCGGCCGCCCGGATGCGCGCCTCGGTCGAGTTGAAGAACACGCTGCTCGGCGAGCAGATCCCGATCTACGGGGTGACCACCGGATTCGGCGACAGCTGCATCCGGCAGATCTCCCCGGACAAGGCACACGACCTGCAGCGCAACCTCGTCCTCTACCACCTCAACGGGACCGGGCCGGCCGCCGCGCCGGCCGTCGCCCGGGCCGCGATCCTGATCCGGGCCAACTCAGTCTCCCGCGGCCCCTCGGCCATCCGGCCCGAGGTGGTCGAGACGCTGCTCGAGCACCTGCACCGCGGCATCCTGCCGCTGATCCCCGAGCGCGGCTCGCTCGGCGCCAGCGGGGACCTGGTCCCGCTGTGCTACCTGGCCGCGGCGCTGATCGGCGAGGGGGAGGTCTGGCACGACGGCCGGATCAGGCCGGCCCTCGACGCCCTGCTCGACGAGGGCCTCGACCCCGTGCTGCTCGAGCCGAAGGAGGGCCTCGCACTGATCAACGGCACCTCCTTCACCGCGGCGTACGGCGTGCACGCCGCCTGGGACGCGCGCGAACTCGCCTTCGTCGCAGACCTCGCCACCGCCCTGACCCTCGAAGCCCTGCACGGCAACGCGTCCGCGTTCCACCCCTTCGTACACGGCAACAAGCCGCACCCCGGCCAGGTGACCAGCGCCGCCAACGTCAGGGCCCTGCTTCAGGGCTCCCGGCTCGCCACGGATTTCGAGGAGATCCTCATCCGCCGCGAACGCCTCGACGGACGCGGCTACGTCCGGCTGACCGAGGCCGACCGGATCCAGGACAAGTACTCGGTGCGCTGCGCCCCGCAGATCGTCGGCGTGCTGCGCGACACCCTCGGCTGGGTCGAGCAGTGGCTCGGCATCGAGATCAACTCCTCCAGCGACAACCCGCTGTTCGACGCGGAGGACGGCGGCCTGCACCTCGGCGGCAACTTCTACGCCGGACACGTCGGCCAGGCGATGGACAGCCTCAAGATCGCCGTGGCGAGCGTCGCCGACCTGCTCGACCGTCAGCTCGAGCTGGTGGTGGACGAGAAGTTCAACGAGGGACTGCCGCCGAACCTCATCGTCGCCCGGGACGAGTCGGACCCGCAGGCCGGCCTGCACCATGGATTCAAGGGCATGCAGATCGCCGCGTCCGCGATCACCGCCGAGGCGCTCAAGCAGGCGAACCCCGCCTCGGTCTTCTCGCGCTCCACCGAGGCGCACAACCAGGACAAGGTCAGCATGGGCACTATCGCCGCCCGCGACGCGCGCACCATCAACGGCCTGGTTCGCGAGGTCGCCGCCATCCACCTGCTCGCCCTCGCCCAGGCCGTGGACCTGCGCGGGGTGGAGAAGGCCTCGCCCGCGGTCCGCGCCGCGCACGCGCTGTTGCGCGAGCACTCGGAGTTCGTCGAGCGCGACCGCCGGCTCGATCGCGACGTCAACGCCGTCATCGACCTCATCGAAACCGGCGCCCTACGCCGTGCGGTGGGGCTCGGCGACGAGGACTTCCTGGCCGGAAAGGAGTTCGCCGATGTTGTTGCTGCGTGA